From Rudanella lutea DSM 19387, a single genomic window includes:
- a CDS encoding DUF7149 domain-containing protein encodes MRLQPRKPAQALDKAYAKQTITHQHIDRFRQALLRLLTRLDEGESEVYQRKIITEFLNDTFYNAHSGLAVATRDQNDLVIYTGPTAEAAPGVLMAAKKVFAGEMMTMLKNNVKSLHELILYYFEEAERRPERPFTRLVITDVYNWFFFAEADFRRFFYQNPRLRKLYQIKGQQKKDNAFFFSETARILREMDDEVPVTWLNLRELENAARADNPADWLPLIPVYKLFSPEHLLQIPLTDNGDLINGPFVDELLHVLGLHRTLSGGVPRLDRLPEPDRQPGSWLENTIGCLRATGALTHLPDPNTYGPDPEGQETRVALELLLTWLGRVLFLKRLEGQLQTYHGYSREGQFLTARQLRTFAELGELFFEVIAVPVSERSAGVVSRYGPAEAIPYLNSALFAPTQLEQVLPLSALNDRLTLPLFAQTSLKTPSGDRQTGELPTLTYLLAFLDSYDFATEGAATIQPDNKPALNHTALGLVIDLLSNSRTGAAYTPGWVAEHTVREPIRRLVLQRFNERFGLHCADLTDLRAQLQNIEPGEANALINGLRVVDPAVGGGHLLVSALHELIAIKAELGILTDPAGRLLSGYEVAVEGDDLVVWNTDGEVFAYQPTTAQSRLRTGQPVERPSTSRRRAPGASEKQRVQETLFHEKRILIQHCLFGVDADPVAVELARLRLALELLKSTYYVTDGKAGWSLPNIPNLDANLKVGNALISRFGLGFRADTVRNVSLREKFTGAFRQYRTDRMAYPTCWEEAEKAQIEARMADFEALLPQLALIDGKDYAEIRELETRRAQLALTFDFVEHDNRLQTLDAQVAARKKALADKQRPYAQAVEWRFMFPEVLDEAGAFVGFDAVLSYLPITDPDEPAGRRALLSKSFPNTYAPGIGAYALFVEQSLNLLRSGGQLACVLPTDWMRSPHGANLRQWLKTGVAIEQVTDLGDDPTGGEPVCVLNLRKAPAHDNFRVTQRRGAQRQATETHSRSFVIATHSLPDDGWLLSDPAGQNLLTRIREAGQPLTDYVAGRLWSGIKTGLDEAFVIDTKTRNRLLADDPRSAEVLKPVVLPRNIGRYMVDPPARFLIALERGMTTQLRGESDPESWLAETYPAVHNWLKPFEAKAQARANQGVFWWELQTDATVVQFRQPYIVFNPARSVPAFALADGDAYPLGKTFVIGSGDRYLLAVLNSAVVEYFLRITTPVTHKGATRLRPERWAQIPVPPATPEQQAPIVALVDQILSLRAAGSSTEGLEADVSMLVGALYGLNSDEMAAIRPADGGETIG; translated from the coding sequence ATGAGGCTCCAACCCCGTAAGCCGGCTCAGGCACTGGATAAAGCGTACGCCAAACAAACCATCACCCACCAACACATCGACCGGTTCCGACAGGCCCTGTTGCGGCTGTTGACGCGGCTCGACGAGGGAGAGTCGGAGGTGTACCAGCGGAAAATAATCACCGAGTTTCTGAACGATACGTTTTACAACGCCCACTCAGGGCTGGCTGTGGCTACCCGCGACCAGAACGATCTGGTGATTTATACTGGCCCGACGGCCGAAGCCGCGCCCGGTGTGCTTATGGCGGCCAAGAAAGTGTTTGCCGGAGAGATGATGACTATGTTGAAAAACAATGTCAAGTCGCTCCATGAGCTTATTTTGTACTACTTCGAGGAAGCGGAGCGTCGGCCCGAACGCCCGTTTACGCGGCTGGTCATCACCGACGTGTACAACTGGTTTTTCTTTGCCGAAGCCGATTTTCGGCGGTTTTTCTACCAGAATCCCCGCCTGCGGAAACTCTACCAGATTAAGGGGCAACAGAAAAAAGACAACGCATTTTTCTTCAGTGAGACGGCCCGGATTCTGCGCGAGATGGACGACGAGGTGCCCGTAACCTGGCTCAACCTGCGCGAGCTCGAAAACGCGGCCCGTGCCGATAACCCCGCCGACTGGCTTCCGCTTATTCCAGTCTACAAGCTGTTTTCGCCCGAACACCTGCTCCAGATTCCGCTTACCGACAATGGCGATCTCATCAACGGCCCGTTTGTCGATGAGCTGCTGCATGTGCTGGGCCTCCATCGAACCCTATCGGGTGGAGTCCCCCGGCTCGACCGGCTACCCGAACCCGACCGGCAACCGGGCTCCTGGCTCGAAAACACGATTGGATGCCTGCGCGCTACCGGGGCCCTGACCCACCTGCCCGACCCTAACACCTACGGCCCCGATCCCGAAGGGCAGGAAACCCGCGTTGCTCTCGAACTGCTGTTGACCTGGCTCGGCCGGGTCTTGTTTCTGAAACGGCTCGAAGGGCAGTTGCAAACCTACCACGGCTACAGCCGCGAGGGTCAGTTCCTGACGGCCCGTCAGCTACGCACTTTTGCCGAGTTAGGCGAGCTGTTTTTTGAGGTAATCGCCGTGCCGGTCTCGGAGCGGTCGGCTGGGGTGGTGAGCCGATACGGCCCGGCGGAGGCTATTCCGTACCTGAACAGTGCGCTGTTTGCCCCAACACAGCTCGAACAGGTACTCCCTCTGAGCGCGCTGAACGACCGGCTTACCCTGCCGCTATTTGCCCAAACAAGCCTGAAAACCCCATCGGGCGACCGGCAAACGGGCGAATTGCCCACGCTGACGTATTTGCTGGCTTTTCTGGATAGCTATGACTTTGCAACCGAAGGCGCGGCCACTATTCAGCCCGACAATAAGCCCGCTCTGAACCACACGGCCCTCGGCCTGGTGATCGACCTGTTGAGTAACTCCCGCACCGGAGCCGCGTACACGCCCGGTTGGGTGGCCGAACATACCGTGCGTGAGCCCATTCGGCGGTTGGTGTTGCAGCGGTTCAACGAGCGGTTTGGTCTGCATTGCGCCGACCTGACCGACTTACGGGCTCAGCTTCAGAATATAGAACCGGGCGAAGCCAACGCCCTCATCAATGGTCTGCGCGTGGTAGACCCGGCCGTGGGCGGTGGGCATCTGCTGGTATCGGCTCTGCACGAGCTGATCGCGATCAAAGCCGAGTTGGGTATTCTGACCGACCCGGCCGGGCGGCTGCTGAGCGGCTACGAGGTGGCGGTTGAAGGGGACGATCTGGTGGTCTGGAATACCGACGGTGAGGTGTTTGCGTACCAACCGACAACCGCCCAGAGTCGGCTGCGTACGGGGCAACCCGTAGAGCGTCCGTCGACAAGTCGCCGACGGGCACCGGGAGCCTCCGAAAAGCAACGGGTGCAGGAAACCCTTTTTCACGAAAAGCGGATTTTAATCCAGCACTGCCTGTTTGGGGTCGATGCGGACCCGGTTGCGGTTGAGTTGGCCCGGTTGCGGTTAGCACTCGAATTACTCAAAAGTACCTATTACGTAACCGACGGTAAGGCGGGCTGGTCGCTACCGAACATCCCTAATCTGGATGCAAATCTGAAGGTTGGTAATGCCCTTATCAGCCGATTTGGGCTTGGGTTTCGGGCGGATACGGTGCGTAACGTAAGCCTGCGCGAGAAGTTTACGGGTGCGTTTCGGCAGTACCGGACCGACCGGATGGCTTACCCGACTTGTTGGGAGGAAGCTGAAAAAGCCCAAATAGAAGCCCGAATGGCCGATTTCGAGGCTCTCCTCCCGCAGTTAGCCTTAATCGACGGGAAAGACTATGCCGAGATTCGCGAGCTCGAAACCCGGCGGGCGCAACTCGCTCTCACCTTCGATTTTGTCGAACACGATAACCGGCTGCAAACGCTGGACGCTCAGGTGGCTGCCCGAAAAAAAGCGTTGGCCGATAAACAACGCCCGTACGCACAGGCGGTCGAATGGCGGTTTATGTTTCCCGAAGTGCTCGATGAGGCTGGGGCGTTTGTTGGATTCGATGCGGTGCTGAGCTACCTGCCAATCACCGATCCCGATGAGCCGGCTGGCCGCCGGGCCTTGCTGAGTAAATCGTTTCCGAACACCTACGCGCCGGGTATCGGTGCGTATGCCTTATTTGTGGAACAGAGCCTGAACCTGCTGCGGTCGGGCGGGCAGTTGGCCTGTGTGCTGCCCACCGATTGGATGCGCAGCCCGCACGGTGCTAACCTGCGGCAGTGGCTCAAAACAGGCGTGGCCATCGAACAGGTGACCGACTTGGGCGACGACCCGACCGGGGGCGAACCGGTTTGTGTGCTGAACCTGCGCAAGGCCCCGGCCCACGATAACTTCCGGGTAACTCAACGAAGGGGGGCGCAACGCCAGGCGACCGAAACGCACAGCCGCTCGTTTGTGATTGCGACCCATTCGTTGCCCGACGACGGGTGGCTCCTGTCGGACCCGGCCGGGCAAAACCTGCTCACGCGCATTCGGGAGGCTGGGCAACCGCTCACCGACTATGTGGCCGGTCGGCTGTGGAGCGGTATCAAAACCGGGCTGGACGAAGCCTTTGTGATTGATACCAAGACCCGAAACCGGCTACTGGCCGACGATCCCCGCTCGGCTGAGGTACTGAAACCCGTTGTGTTGCCGCGTAACATCGGGCGGTACATGGTTGACCCACCCGCTCGGTTTCTGATCGCTCTCGAACGGGGGATGACGACGCAGCTACGGGGCGAAAGTGACCCAGAAAGCTGGCTGGCCGAGACCTACCCGGCTGTGCACAACTGGTTAAAACCGTTTGAGGCTAAAGCGCAGGCGCGGGCCAATCAGGGCGTGTTTTGGTGGGAACTCCAGACAGATGCCACCGTCGTGCAGTTTCGGCAACCGTATATTGTGTTCAATCCGGCTCGGTCGGTACCCGCCTTTGCGCTGGCCGATGGCGACGCGTACCCACTCGGCAAAACATTCGTGATCGGGTCGGGCGACCGCTACCTGCTGGCCGTGTTGAACAGCGCAGTAGTGGAGTATTTTCTGCGTATAACGACCCCGGTAACCCATAAAGGCGCCACCCGGCTCCGGCCCGAGCGTTGGGCGCAGATTCCGGTGCCGCCCGCTACGCCCGAACAGCAAGCGCCCATTGTAGCCCTGGTCGATCAGATTCTGTCCTTGCGGGCGGCAGGGAGCAGTACCGAGGGGCTCGAGGCCGACGTATCAATGTTGGTAGGTGCCCTCTACGGCCTGAATTCCGATGAAATGGCCGCTATTCGACCGGCTGATGGGGGAGAAACTATTGGCTAA
- a CDS encoding helix-turn-helix transcriptional regulator, translating to MNRLHRLTAILIHLQTKRVVRAQELADRFGISLRTVYRDVRSLEEAGVPIGAEAGVGYFLTDYHLPPVMFTNAEAGALVFAAKLIENWADESVQTAFDSALYKIKSVLKQTDQEHLDELAPQVAIQKPVTGKYRAGGLLNTIQQAIGRQHVLRMHYQAGYTDAESWREVEPVGLYHYSMAWHLIAFCRHRQDYRDFRVDRIHELTDTGQRFARHARMTLRQYLDQMHSDMPLTNVTVVFDKSVVRFLNDQRHSWGFSEEEDLGDRVRMHLCTPYLWGLARWLLAFGSSVTVESPDELQGILQRLARDIQAHYLVEAEV from the coding sequence ATGAACCGTCTCCATCGCCTGACTGCCATCCTGATTCACCTGCAAACTAAGCGGGTGGTGCGGGCGCAGGAACTGGCCGACCGTTTCGGCATCAGCCTCCGCACTGTGTACCGCGATGTTCGCTCGCTCGAAGAGGCCGGTGTGCCTATCGGGGCCGAGGCCGGGGTGGGCTATTTCCTGACCGATTATCATTTGCCCCCGGTCATGTTTACCAATGCTGAAGCGGGGGCCCTGGTGTTTGCTGCCAAACTGATTGAAAACTGGGCCGACGAATCGGTACAAACGGCCTTTGACTCGGCCCTGTACAAGATCAAATCGGTGCTCAAACAAACGGATCAGGAGCACCTCGACGAACTGGCTCCGCAGGTGGCCATTCAGAAACCAGTTACGGGCAAGTACCGGGCGGGTGGCTTGCTCAACACCATTCAGCAGGCTATCGGTCGGCAGCACGTGCTCCGAATGCACTATCAGGCGGGTTATACCGATGCCGAAAGCTGGCGCGAAGTGGAGCCCGTGGGCCTGTACCATTACAGCATGGCGTGGCACCTGATTGCCTTTTGCCGACACCGGCAGGATTACCGCGACTTTCGGGTGGATCGGATTCATGAGCTGACCGATACAGGCCAACGGTTTGCCCGTCATGCCCGAATGACCTTACGCCAATACCTCGATCAGATGCATTCTGATATGCCCCTCACCAACGTGACGGTGGTGTTCGACAAGTCGGTGGTACGGTTCCTGAACGACCAACGGCACAGCTGGGGTTTTTCGGAAGAGGAAGACCTCGGCGACCGGGTTCGGATGCACCTCTGTACGCCTTATCTGTGGGGGCTGGCGCGTTGGCTGCTGGCGTTCGGTTCGTCCGTGACGGTAGAGTCGCCCGACGAGCTTCAGGGCATTTTACAACGACTCGCCCGCGATATTCAGGCGCATTACCTTGTAGAGGCCGAGGTGTAG
- a CDS encoding DoxX family membrane protein encodes MHEKDIVNANPPVARLDSRLANWMARHGLTMLRLALGIVFLWFGGQKFFPALSEAETLAIRTIDKLSFGMFSADTSRIMLAIWECLIGLGLLSGRFMRLTLGLLFLQMIGTFLPLAFFPNETWKYPFVPTLVGQYIIKNGVLVSAGIVLGATVRGGKLIADPKAAREAERKQAKAPSDASR; translated from the coding sequence ATGCACGAGAAAGATATTGTCAATGCCAACCCACCCGTAGCCCGGCTGGATTCCCGGCTGGCCAACTGGATGGCCCGTCATGGCCTCACGATGCTCCGGCTGGCGCTGGGGATTGTGTTTTTGTGGTTCGGTGGGCAGAAGTTTTTCCCGGCCCTGAGCGAAGCCGAAACCCTCGCCATTCGCACGATCGACAAACTCAGTTTTGGGATGTTCTCGGCCGATACCAGCCGGATTATGCTGGCCATTTGGGAATGCCTAATTGGCCTGGGGTTACTTTCAGGACGGTTTATGCGCCTGACCCTGGGGCTACTGTTTCTGCAAATGATCGGCACGTTTCTGCCGCTTGCTTTTTTCCCCAACGAGACCTGGAAATACCCGTTTGTGCCGACGCTCGTGGGTCAGTACATCATCAAAAACGGGGTGCTGGTCTCGGCCGGTATTGTCTTGGGGGCAACGGTCCGGGGTGGCAAACTCATTGCCGACCCCAAAGCGGCCCGCGAAGCCGAACGCAAACAGGCTAAGGCACCGTCGGATGCGAGCCGGTAG
- a CDS encoding ferritin-like domain-containing protein, whose product MKNNDQLPRPEVGPSVPAIPSVERRLFMRQLGLVSASTAAFLASCTREPLVDPQTGKRQARLGAEVLPDGTVDLGSGDIGISNLAYTLDQLETAFYATALQRAMNVTPEDRRVLAELHDHEVAHREFFKTFLGGMAIPMLDFDFSTVDFSNRNSVFDAAQQFENVGVAAFNGTGPLIHDVEVLKIAGKMVSIEARHATLARHMIAPKTPFALSHELIDAQGRDWHLTPGEVVARAQKYIKQKISIANLPTY is encoded by the coding sequence ATGAAAAACAACGATCAACTACCGCGCCCGGAAGTCGGGCCGAGTGTACCGGCCATTCCCTCGGTCGAACGGCGGCTTTTTATGCGTCAGCTTGGGCTGGTATCGGCCTCTACGGCGGCTTTTCTGGCCTCCTGCACCCGCGAACCGCTCGTTGACCCACAAACGGGTAAGCGGCAGGCCCGGCTGGGGGCTGAGGTTCTCCCCGACGGAACCGTTGACCTGGGGTCGGGCGATATTGGTATCTCCAATCTGGCGTACACACTCGATCAACTCGAAACGGCCTTTTATGCCACGGCCTTGCAGCGAGCCATGAACGTGACGCCCGAAGACCGCAGAGTACTGGCCGAACTGCACGATCATGAAGTGGCCCACCGCGAATTTTTCAAGACATTTCTGGGCGGTATGGCTATCCCGATGCTCGACTTCGATTTCAGCACGGTCGACTTCAGTAACCGAAATAGTGTATTCGATGCGGCTCAGCAGTTTGAGAATGTGGGAGTGGCCGCTTTCAATGGTACGGGGCCGCTTATTCACGATGTCGAAGTGCTCAAGATTGCCGGCAAAATGGTGTCTATTGAGGCCCGGCACGCAACCCTGGCCCGGCACATGATTGCGCCCAAAACGCCGTTTGCTCTCAGTCATGAGCTGATCGATGCGCAGGGCCGCGATTGGCACCTGACCCCCGGCGAAGTGGTAGCCCGCGCGCAGAAGTACATCAAACAGAAAATCAGCATTGCCAACCTGCCGACGTACTAA
- a CDS encoding ferritin-like domain-containing protein, with protein MNLFNILSEIEQRDAEAYDKFMVSRRKLFKTTAVAAAGSTGLLAATLNKAFAADGDVADVLNFALLLEYLEAEFYAIGLNTPGLIPANDRNVFARIGEHERQHVDFLRSALGSSAISKPTFDFTAGGQFPTVFSNYPTFLVLSQAFEDLGVRAYKGQAPRLKGNRDVLLAALKIHSVEARHAGEVRLIRGLRVWTSEGETGGAPAAVYMGESPTMQWTVDLPPVVGPRLIQREGNVGQTVERVVREAYDEPLTKEQVLAIAGPFVRG; from the coding sequence ATGAATTTATTCAACATACTTTCGGAAATAGAACAACGCGACGCCGAGGCTTACGACAAGTTTATGGTATCGCGCCGTAAATTGTTCAAAACTACAGCCGTAGCCGCTGCCGGGTCGACAGGCCTGCTGGCGGCTACGCTCAACAAGGCCTTTGCCGCCGATGGCGATGTGGCCGATGTGCTCAACTTTGCCCTGCTGCTCGAATACCTCGAAGCGGAGTTTTACGCCATTGGCCTCAACACGCCGGGGCTGATTCCGGCCAATGACCGGAATGTGTTTGCCAGGATTGGTGAGCACGAGCGGCAGCACGTCGATTTTCTGCGGTCGGCACTGGGCAGCAGCGCTATTTCGAAGCCCACGTTTGATTTTACGGCGGGTGGCCAATTCCCGACGGTCTTTAGTAATTACCCGACGTTTCTGGTGCTCTCGCAGGCGTTTGAAGATTTGGGTGTGCGAGCCTACAAAGGGCAGGCGCCCCGGCTCAAAGGAAACCGGGATGTGTTGCTGGCTGCGCTCAAAATTCACTCGGTAGAGGCCCGGCACGCGGGTGAGGTGCGCCTGATTCGGGGGTTACGGGTCTGGACCTCGGAAGGGGAAACCGGGGGGGCTCCCGCAGCCGTGTATATGGGCGAAAGCCCAACCATGCAATGGACGGTCGACCTGCCCCCGGTGGTAGGCCCCCGTTTGATTCAGCGCGAGGGCAACGTGGGGCAAACTGTGGAGCGTGTTGTGCGCGAAGCCTACGACGAGCCACTAACCAAGGAGCAGGTTCTGGCGATTGCCGGGCCGTTTGTGCGCGGGTAG
- a CDS encoding response regulator, whose protein sequence is MRKLPGDASPRTNFRNAQLLIIEDDPDHGLIIEKAIRQCLPEVKPVLVGSKEEAIAQLEQYTSSSWKLLKLILLDLYLPGRDDGWAILETINQKAATHGKVPVVLLSYSDNPSDVEQAYDLGCASYVVKPSGYPDWITYFETFRTYWWETVVLPGMR, encoded by the coding sequence ATGAGAAAGTTACCCGGCGACGCATCGCCCCGGACCAATTTCAGGAATGCGCAGCTGTTAATTATCGAAGACGACCCCGATCACGGCCTGATTATCGAAAAGGCAATTCGGCAGTGTCTTCCCGAAGTAAAACCCGTACTGGTCGGGTCGAAAGAAGAAGCCATCGCTCAACTGGAGCAATACACCAGCAGTAGTTGGAAATTGCTTAAACTGATCCTGCTCGATCTGTACCTGCCCGGCCGCGACGATGGCTGGGCCATACTCGAAACAATTAACCAAAAGGCGGCTACACACGGTAAGGTCCCCGTGGTGCTGTTGAGCTATTCAGACAACCCGAGCGATGTGGAACAGGCCTATGACCTGGGGTGCGCATCGTACGTAGTGAAGCCGAGTGGTTACCCCGACTGGATCACTTATTTCGAAACATTCCGAACCTACTGGTGGGAAACCGTAGTGCTGCCGGGTATGCGCTAA
- a CDS encoding response regulator transcription factor → MQFLSDLLEHPSLFAYFSGANNYTWLQFRNGDRRLLAKPLTYFEERLPSFIRVHKTVLINPVFIATVLPPPRPKMPGLVRMQDGAELPVSRRRWTEVGQQLLNQAGHTATLPVATPGIRAVASLRMLVVMTGNALLLTRERVERFGPHCQIQSVELGGALATDLLQRPMHKNPSLILLDARTNRADRSLTLRSLKSHPKLQNIPVIWLASPDDDPDHPYTLGANSVVQIPDDPKLFGQAIEQLCRYWLLVAQPVLAIG, encoded by the coding sequence GTGCAATTTCTCAGCGACCTTCTCGAACACCCTTCGTTGTTCGCCTATTTTTCGGGCGCGAACAACTACACCTGGCTCCAGTTCCGAAATGGTGACCGCCGACTGCTGGCCAAACCGTTGACGTACTTCGAAGAGCGGCTGCCTTCGTTTATCCGGGTGCATAAAACAGTGCTTATCAACCCGGTTTTTATTGCCACCGTGTTGCCGCCCCCCCGCCCAAAAATGCCCGGCCTTGTCAGGATGCAGGACGGGGCCGAACTTCCCGTAAGTCGCCGACGGTGGACCGAGGTAGGCCAACAGCTACTGAATCAGGCCGGCCATACGGCTACCCTACCCGTAGCCACACCGGGTATTCGAGCGGTGGCCTCGCTACGTATGCTGGTGGTGATGACCGGCAACGCCCTGTTGCTCACCCGCGAACGGGTTGAGCGGTTCGGGCCGCATTGCCAGATTCAGTCGGTGGAGCTGGGCGGGGCATTGGCTACCGATTTGCTGCAACGCCCTATGCACAAAAACCCGTCGCTCATTTTGCTCGACGCCCGCACCAACCGGGCCGATCGAAGCCTGACCCTGCGGTCGCTCAAGAGCCACCCGAAATTGCAGAATATCCCCGTAATCTGGCTGGCTTCGCCCGACGATGATCCCGACCACCCGTACACGCTGGGGGCCAATTCGGTTGTACAAATTCCTGACGATCCGAAATTGTTTGGGCAGGCCATTGAGCAACTATGCCGGTACTGGTTACTGGTAGCGCAGCCGGTATTGGCTATCGGGTAG
- a CDS encoding acyl-CoA dehydrogenase family protein has translation MQTFPSTATRPNGAARSVAPVESPDFYDIDDLLTPEHKLVRSSIRDFVSREITPIIEEQAQKAEFPAGIVPKFGQIGAFGPTIPVEYGGGGLDYISYGLMMQEIERGDSGMRSTVSVQSSLVMYPIWAFGSEEQKKKYLPRLAKGELLGCFGLTEANHGSNPGGMETSFVETSSAYILNGSKMWITNSPLADIAVVWAKNEQGKIRGLIVERGMDGFSTPEIHNKWSLRASITGELVFQDVRIPKENILPGSGGLRSPLQCLDQARYGIAWGAIGVAMDCYETARRYALERMQFSKPIASFQLVQKKLAEMLTDITKAQLVCWRLGMLKNDNRATTAQISLAKRDNVAMALRVAREARQILGGMGIVGDFPIMRHLMNLESVVTYEGTHDIHLLILGAEITGIPAFK, from the coding sequence ATGCAAACGTTCCCCTCAACCGCCACCCGCCCCAACGGCGCTGCCCGGTCGGTAGCTCCCGTAGAGTCGCCCGATTTTTATGACATCGACGATTTACTCACGCCCGAACACAAGCTCGTCCGGTCGTCGATTCGCGACTTTGTGAGCCGTGAAATCACGCCCATTATCGAAGAACAGGCGCAGAAGGCCGAGTTTCCGGCGGGCATCGTGCCGAAGTTTGGACAGATTGGCGCGTTTGGGCCGACCATCCCGGTTGAGTACGGGGGCGGGGGCCTCGACTACATTTCGTATGGCCTGATGATGCAGGAAATTGAGCGGGGCGACTCCGGTATGCGCTCCACGGTATCGGTGCAAAGCTCGCTGGTGATGTACCCGATCTGGGCGTTTGGCTCCGAAGAACAAAAAAAGAAATACCTGCCCCGCCTGGCTAAGGGCGAGTTGCTGGGGTGTTTTGGACTGACCGAGGCTAACCACGGCTCCAACCCCGGCGGTATGGAAACAAGCTTTGTGGAAACCAGTTCGGCGTATATTCTGAACGGCTCGAAGATGTGGATCACCAACTCCCCACTGGCCGACATTGCCGTGGTATGGGCCAAAAACGAGCAGGGTAAAATTCGGGGGCTTATTGTGGAGCGGGGCATGGACGGCTTTTCTACGCCCGAAATTCACAACAAATGGTCGCTGCGGGCGAGCATCACGGGCGAGCTGGTGTTTCAGGACGTACGCATTCCGAAAGAGAATATCCTGCCCGGCTCAGGGGGCCTTCGCAGCCCGCTTCAGTGCCTCGATCAGGCCCGGTACGGCATTGCCTGGGGGGCTATCGGTGTAGCCATGGACTGCTACGAAACGGCCCGGCGCTACGCCCTCGAACGGATGCAGTTCAGTAAACCGATTGCCTCGTTTCAGTTGGTGCAGAAAAAACTGGCCGAAATGCTCACCGACATCACCAAGGCCCAACTCGTATGCTGGCGGCTGGGTATGCTCAAAAATGATAACCGGGCCACAACCGCCCAAATTTCACTGGCCAAGCGCGACAACGTAGCCATGGCCCTGCGCGTGGCGCGCGAAGCCCGGCAGATTCTGGGCGGTATGGGTATTGTGGGCGACTTCCCGATTATGCGACACCTGATGAACCTCGAATCGGTGGTAACCTACGAGGGTACCCACGATATTCACCTGCTCATTCTGGGTGCCGAAATCACGGGAATTCCGGCGTTTAAGTGA
- a CDS encoding leucine-rich repeat domain-containing protein, whose translation MKPLLFTLFFMLAWCSVATAQTRIISLSDTSGHGLSLAVLNRQYPPVETLFASQPKARQELRMRAIQQFNGFIREHNLAQKRVAFGLREYYEPTGEAATVLVDWLVPTPDSTKTQILEKLAQYYRTKRFPATASTRFRNQLMHVGNIPEKRTVRTGAGVLSTVEQARNTTRPDTVTKLYFNQLELQRIPEEVYRFPNLQELDLSRNRISSLPARLTADLPKLQRLSLLYNALPDDSVSFVPNKHLLALNLQGNRLTYVPASVRQNRRLESLWIGNNKLKTADLRGLRRLTDLNLYNAGLAECPTSLTRLRRLKVLDLYYNTLTELPARLSRLRRLEQLAISHNRLRTLPDRLARLKRLQVLYAHHNQIGGLPDRFKRFRSLRLLDLSYNYLSTTPPVLDRMYSLEELDLNSNNLQTLSPGLTNLPNLKKLYLRSNPIVDDKSRVGLFAQTIQQLEASKVEVFH comes from the coding sequence ATGAAACCATTGCTGTTTACCTTGTTTTTTATGCTGGCGTGGTGCTCAGTGGCTACCGCTCAGACTCGCATCATCAGCCTGTCCGATACGAGTGGGCACGGGTTGAGCCTTGCCGTGCTGAACCGACAATATCCACCGGTTGAAACCCTGTTTGCGAGCCAGCCCAAAGCCCGGCAAGAGCTTCGGATGCGCGCTATACAGCAATTTAATGGGTTTATCCGGGAGCATAACCTGGCCCAGAAACGGGTGGCCTTTGGTCTGCGCGAATACTATGAACCAACGGGCGAGGCTGCTACGGTGCTTGTGGATTGGCTCGTACCGACACCCGACTCCACCAAAACGCAGATACTCGAAAAACTGGCCCAATACTACCGGACTAAACGGTTTCCGGCAACGGCCTCGACCCGGTTTCGTAACCAGCTGATGCACGTGGGCAACATTCCCGAAAAACGAACGGTACGCACCGGAGCCGGGGTGCTTAGTACAGTGGAGCAGGCCCGGAATACCACCCGCCCCGATACCGTCACGAAGCTTTATTTCAATCAGCTCGAACTCCAGCGCATCCCCGAAGAGGTGTACCGGTTTCCGAACTTGCAGGAACTCGACCTGTCCAGAAACCGGATCAGCAGCTTGCCCGCTCGCCTGACGGCCGACCTTCCGAAACTGCAACGGCTGAGTTTGCTCTACAACGCCCTGCCCGACGATAGTGTGTCGTTTGTTCCGAACAAACACCTCCTGGCGCTCAATCTGCAAGGCAACCGGCTGACCTATGTGCCCGCGAGTGTGCGGCAGAACCGACGGCTCGAAAGCCTCTGGATAGGTAACAACAAGCTCAAAACGGCCGATCTGCGCGGGCTACGCCGACTTACCGATCTGAACCTGTACAATGCGGGGTTGGCCGAGTGCCCGACCTCGCTCACGCGGCTCCGGCGGCTTAAGGTGCTCGATCTGTACTACAATACCCTGACCGAGTTGCCCGCCCGGCTGTCGCGGCTCCGGCGGCTCGAACAGCTGGCCATTTCGCACAATCGGTTGCGGACCTTGCCCGACCGACTCGCCCGCCTGAAACGGTTGCAGGTGCTGTATGCCCACCATAACCAGATCGGTGGCCTGCCCGACCGGTTCAAGCGGTTTCGGAGCCTGCGCCTGCTCGATTTGAGTTACAACTACCTCAGTACCACCCCGCCCGTGCTCGACCGGATGTATTCTCTCGAAGAACTTGACCTGAACAGCAACAACCTCCAGACACTTTCGCCCGGCCTGACCAACCTCCCGAACCTCAAAAAACTGTATCTGCGCAGTAATCCGATTGTCGATGATAAAAGCCGGGTTGGTCTGTTCGCTCAGACTATTCAGCAGCTCGAAGCGAGTAAGGTTGAGGTGTTTCACTAA